Proteins co-encoded in one Alcanivorax sp. genomic window:
- the glpE gene encoding thiosulfate sulfurtransferase GlpE encodes MPERISPEQGKARFDDGQALFVDIRDPHSFAAGHLRGAVHLSNANVDQFLADSDKARPLVVYCYHGNSSQGAADFLTEQGFQAVSLDGGYEVFKVQFPEALEMPDA; translated from the coding sequence ATGCCTGAACGTATCAGCCCTGAGCAAGGCAAAGCTCGCTTTGATGACGGTCAGGCCCTGTTCGTGGACATCCGCGATCCTCACAGTTTTGCCGCCGGTCACCTGCGCGGAGCGGTACACCTGAGCAACGCCAACGTGGATCAGTTTCTCGCCGACAGCGACAAAGCCCGCCCCCTGGTGGTCTACTGCTACCACGGCAACAGCAGCCAGGGCGCCGCAGACTTTCTCACCGAGCAGGGGTTTCAGGCAGTGAGCCTGGACGGAGGCTATGAGGTATTCAAGGTGCAGTTTCCAGAGGCGCTGGAAATGCCTGATGCCTGA